Proteins encoded in a region of the Synechococcus sp. BIOS-U3-1 genome:
- a CDS encoding DegT/DnrJ/EryC1/StrS family aminotransferase — MSLRSKLAPWPQFDSDQIDVATSVLSSGKVNSWTGHETTAFEKEFASWCGNAHAIASANGSLALSTAYLSIGLAPGDELITTPRTFIATASSAVLLGAKPIFADVDAESGAITARAIEPLITSQTKAISVVHLGGWPADMPSILDLALNHGIAVIEDCAQAHGARINGQSVGSFGDVSAWSFCQDKIISTAGEGGMVTTNREELWDAVWAFKDHGKTHEAVYGREHPSGFRWLHERFGSNFRLTELQSAIGRVQLKRLPEWTDTRTRNALLLAEALADCCAVRVPLPPESITHAWYKFYAFVNPYALAEGWSRDRILAEIAALGYPALSGSCSEIYLEKCFQQAGLAPAERLPVSRELGETSLMFLVHPTITPEQMDGYVEAVRSVVLRACR, encoded by the coding sequence ATGTCACTTCGATCCAAGCTGGCCCCCTGGCCCCAGTTCGACTCTGATCAGATCGATGTCGCCACTAGTGTGCTCTCCTCTGGCAAGGTCAATTCTTGGACAGGACACGAGACCACCGCCTTTGAGAAGGAGTTCGCCAGCTGGTGCGGCAATGCCCATGCCATCGCCAGCGCAAATGGATCCTTGGCTCTCTCGACTGCTTACTTGTCGATTGGGCTCGCCCCTGGCGATGAGCTGATCACTACCCCGCGGACGTTCATCGCTACCGCTTCGAGTGCTGTATTGCTCGGTGCCAAGCCTATTTTCGCCGACGTAGATGCCGAATCTGGTGCCATTACTGCTCGCGCTATCGAGCCACTGATCACTTCCCAGACCAAGGCAATATCAGTCGTGCATTTAGGTGGCTGGCCTGCCGACATGCCCTCGATACTCGATCTGGCGCTGAATCACGGCATTGCCGTGATCGAAGATTGTGCTCAGGCTCATGGCGCTCGTATCAATGGCCAGTCTGTTGGCAGCTTCGGAGACGTGTCCGCTTGGAGTTTCTGCCAGGACAAGATCATCTCTACGGCTGGTGAAGGTGGCATGGTCACCACCAATCGAGAGGAGTTATGGGATGCGGTATGGGCCTTTAAAGATCATGGCAAAACTCATGAGGCTGTCTATGGGCGCGAACACCCATCCGGCTTCCGCTGGCTCCACGAGCGTTTCGGCTCTAACTTCCGCCTCACCGAGCTACAAAGCGCAATAGGTCGCGTTCAGCTAAAGCGTCTCCCTGAGTGGACTGACACACGCACTCGAAATGCACTTCTCTTAGCAGAAGCCTTGGCTGATTGCTGTGCTGTGCGTGTGCCTTTGCCGCCTGAGAGCATCACCCATGCCTGGTACAAGTTCTATGCCTTCGTTAATCCATATGCATTGGCAGAGGGCTGGAGCCGTGATCGAATCCTTGCCGAGATTGCTGCCCTGGGGTATCCCGCTCTATCTGGTAGTTGCAGCGAGATCTACTTGGAGAAGTGCTTCCAGCAGGCTGGTCTGGCTCCTGCCGAACGCCTTCCTGTGTCTCGCGAGCTCGGGGAGACCAGCCTGATGTTCCTGGTGCATCCCACCATCACTCCAGAGCAAATGGATGGCTACGTCGAGGCTGTGAGGTCGGTGGTGTTGCGGGCTTGTCGATGA
- a CDS encoding polysaccharide biosynthesis protein yields the protein MKLFSLRQVIRLSPLARRLLLIAIDALLVPLSVWLSFWLRLAHPLHPSFQAAGLWMLSAVLLFGLPLYALTGQYQGLTRYVGSRAFYQLAGRNALLVFLLVATGVLLRLPMPPRSSWILLWLLLTGFTGLVRFALRDLLLSLRSVSHKQMVRVAIYGAGEAGAQLAAALRLAGNHQIITFLDDAPTLWRRTINGIPIQPPQVLSQILDQLDQVLLAIPSMPRVERRRIVAELQRQAIPVLQIPSVDDITAGRARIDSLRPVAIEDLLGRDPVPPVRELLGPGLRDAVVCVTGAGGSIGSELCRQILQLYPKVLILLEISEPSLYAVEEELRQQLPASVTLLPVLGSATDPALVQWLFAGHGVQTVFHAAAYKHVPLVEANPLAGLANNVGSTRVLCQAAISVGVSEVVLISTDKAVRPTNVMGASKRLAELVVQATAQELSQSAKGAGQLRTRFAMVRFGNVLGSSGSVVPLFRRQIAAGGPITLTHPEIIRYFMTIPEAAELVLQAATLAKGGDVFLLDMGEPVRIKALAEQMIRLSGLSLRDAQNPCGDIEIACTGLRPGEKLYEELLIDAESEATQHPLIFRAQERVFPPEVLWPLLDALNAAIEVHDAEAALPLLAELVPEWERGEVSN from the coding sequence ATGAAGCTTTTTTCATTACGCCAGGTCATTCGGTTGTCCCCTCTTGCCCGTCGGCTGCTGCTGATAGCGATCGACGCTCTGTTAGTCCCTTTGTCGGTGTGGCTGAGCTTCTGGCTTCGGTTGGCCCATCCTCTCCATCCCAGTTTTCAGGCTGCCGGACTGTGGATGCTTTCAGCAGTGCTGCTGTTCGGCCTGCCCCTATATGCGCTCACAGGACAGTACCAAGGTCTGACGCGTTATGTCGGCAGTCGAGCTTTTTACCAGCTCGCCGGCCGCAATGCACTGTTGGTGTTTCTGTTGGTGGCCACCGGCGTATTGCTGCGCCTGCCGATGCCGCCACGCAGCAGCTGGATCCTGCTCTGGTTATTGCTCACCGGCTTCACCGGATTGGTGCGCTTTGCCCTGCGTGATCTGCTCCTGTCGCTGCGGTCGGTGTCGCACAAACAGATGGTTCGTGTTGCCATTTATGGCGCCGGTGAGGCCGGTGCCCAGCTTGCCGCCGCTCTCCGCCTGGCCGGTAATCATCAGATTATTACGTTCCTCGATGATGCGCCGACCCTATGGCGGCGCACGATCAACGGCATACCGATTCAGCCGCCCCAGGTACTTAGCCAGATCCTGGATCAGCTCGATCAGGTGTTGCTGGCAATTCCCTCAATGCCCCGAGTTGAACGCCGTCGCATCGTGGCTGAGCTCCAACGCCAGGCGATTCCGGTGTTGCAGATTCCCTCGGTTGATGACATCACGGCAGGGCGGGCGCGCATCGATTCGCTTCGCCCTGTCGCCATTGAAGACCTGCTCGGCCGTGATCCTGTGCCGCCTGTGCGGGAGCTGCTTGGCCCTGGCCTGCGCGATGCAGTGGTGTGCGTCACCGGTGCCGGTGGCTCGATCGGTTCCGAGCTCTGCCGCCAAATTCTGCAGCTGTACCCCAAAGTCTTGATCCTGCTCGAGATCAGTGAACCGTCGCTTTATGCCGTCGAGGAGGAGCTGCGCCAACAACTGCCCGCTTCGGTGACCTTGCTTCCTGTGCTTGGCAGCGCCACCGATCCGGCTCTGGTGCAATGGCTTTTTGCAGGCCATGGTGTGCAGACCGTCTTCCACGCCGCTGCCTACAAGCACGTGCCCCTGGTGGAAGCGAATCCGCTGGCGGGCCTCGCCAACAACGTGGGATCCACTCGAGTGCTGTGCCAGGCCGCCATATCGGTTGGTGTGAGTGAAGTGGTGTTGATCTCCACCGATAAAGCGGTGCGACCCACCAATGTGATGGGCGCCAGCAAACGTCTGGCTGAGCTGGTGGTGCAGGCCACGGCGCAAGAGCTTTCTCAGAGTGCCAAGGGCGCAGGCCAGCTGCGCACTCGTTTTGCAATGGTGCGCTTTGGCAACGTGCTGGGGTCTTCTGGCTCAGTGGTCCCTCTGTTCCGTAGACAGATAGCCGCTGGAGGACCGATCACCCTTACCCACCCAGAGATCATCCGCTACTTCATGACTATCCCGGAGGCGGCCGAGCTGGTGCTTCAAGCTGCCACTCTTGCCAAGGGCGGTGATGTCTTCTTGCTGGACATGGGCGAACCTGTGCGTATCAAAGCTCTGGCCGAGCAGATGATCCGGCTCAGTGGTCTTTCCTTGCGGGATGCCCAGAATCCCTGCGGCGATATCGAGATTGCATGCACTGGCTTGCGCCCGGGCGAGAAGCTCTACGAAGAACTACTCATCGATGCCGAATCTGAAGCAACCCAACACCCCCTGATCTTCCGCGCCCAGGAACGGGTCTTCCCTCCTGAGGTGCTGTGGCCTCTGTTGGATGCACTCAATGCAGCGATCGAAGTACATGATGCGGAGGCCGCTCTGCCCTTGCTTGCTGAGCTGGTGCCCGAGTGGGAGCGGGGTGAAGTATCTAATTGA